The sequence below is a genomic window from Salinisphaera sp. T31B1.
GGTCAGCGAGATCGGCGGTGTGCCGGTCAACATTCCCAACAACGAGTCTTACGAAGCCATGGAACGCGGCCAGGTGGACTGCGTAATCGGCGCCGTGGCCTGGTTGAAGTCGCTGTCGCTGGGTGAAGTGGCACACAGCGTCGGTACGCTGCCAATGGGTGGTTTCCAGGGCGGGTCGCTGTTCAATATCTCCGAAGAGGTCTGGCAGGGCCTGGACGCCCAGACCCAGCACATCATGCAGGACGCGGCCCTCGAGGCGCTGGCATCGACGGTTTACTCGTACACGGCCGAAGAGAAAGAGGCCCGTGAAACCGCACTCAAGGACGGCGTGAATTTCGTCGACGCCTCGCCCGAACTGGTCAAGCAGCGCGACGAGTTCATGCAATCGCAGATCAAGCAGGCAGCTGCGACGGCCAGCTCGCGCGGCGTCAAGAACCCCGAGGCGATCGTACAGGCGTTTCTCGACAACATGGACAAGTGGCGTGCCCGTATCGAGGGCAAGAATCTGAGCGAACAGCAATACTACGAGTTGCTCAAGACGAACCTGCTCGCCGACGCCGGCAAGTGACGTAGTCTGGCCCGGCCGGGCTGGCCGGGCCTCTCGGATAGGTCTGGGTGACGTATGAGTAATGAGACGCTGCAACCCTACCGTGGGGTCAGGGTGCTGGATCTGGCTCAAGGTCTGGCCGGCCCTTATGCGGCCGGGATGCTGGCCGCCATGGGCGCGGACGTAGTCAAGGTCGAGCCGCCCGAAGGAGACTGGGCACGGCTGATGGGCGAGGTGCGCGAGGGCCACAGCACCATGGGCCTGCCGGCGAACTGGGGCAAACGCGCGATTTGCGTGGACGCACGCCAGCCGGCCGGCAAGGCGGTGCTGCGGCGCCTGGCGGCGGAGGCGGATGTCGTGGTCGAGAGCTTTCGCCCGGGTGTCATGACCAAGCTCGGTCTGGACTACGCTTCGCTGGAGGCCGCGCGGCCCGGCATCGTGCTCGCTTCGATCTCCGGTTTTGGTCAGGATGGACCGTATGTGGCCCGGCCGGGCACCGATACCATCATTCAGGCGTTTTCGGGCATGGCGTCGATGAATCGCGATACCACGGGCACGCCCCGCCGCGTGGGAATGCTCGCCGTGGATATGGTGACCGGCCTGTACGCCGGCTACGCCTTGTCGGCCGCCCTGTTCGACCAGCGCGTGCATGGTCAGGGGCGGCATCTGCAGATCTCGCTGCTGCAAGCGGCGGCCGCTTTCCAGATGACTGCGTCGTTGCAAAGCCAGATGCGTGACGGACGGGCCGGTACGCCGGTGACCTCGCCCTCGGGCTTCTATCCGACCCGCAATGGGATGATGGCTGTGGCCTGTCTGCGTGACGGCATGTTCCTCGCGCTTGCCGACGCACTGGATCGGTCGCAGTGGGCGCACGATGCGCGCTACGCCGACAACGCCGGCCGCATTGCTCATAACGACGAGCTCAACGCCGAGCTGGCAGCCATCTTTGCCACGCGTGACCGCGAGGAGTGGATCGAGCGGCTCAACGCGGCCGGCGTGCTGTGCGGGCCGGTCAACGACTATGCCGACCTCGCCGGCGACCCGCAGGTGCAGCACATGGGACTGTTCACCGAGATCGATACCCCCGGGCTGGGTCCGCTGCCTCTGGCGGGTTTGCCATGTGCCGGGTTGTCGCCGGCCGATCAGCGGCCGGATCCGCCCATTGGCGGCCATACCCGTCAGGTGCTGGTCGAGGCCGGTTATACGCCCGAGGAGATCGGTTCGCTGATCGACAGCGGCGTGTGTCTGCATGCCGCCCAAGAGCAGACAAACTGATGCGCGCGGTGGTCTGCAACCAGTTGGGCAGCTATCGCGACCTGGTGGTCGCCGAGCGTGAGCGCCCCGTGGCCGGGCCTGGCCAGGTCCTGATCCGCTGTGCCTATGCCAGTGTGTCTTTCGCGATCACGTTGGTGGTCGCGGGCAGCTACCAGCGCAAGTCCACGCCGCCGTTCATTCCCGGCAGCGAAGTCTCCGGGGTGGTGGCCGCGACAGGCGAGGGCGTCGACGAGTTTGCCGTGGGCGATCGAGTGGTGGCGATCGTGCGTGAAGGAGCCTATGCCGATTATGTGGTGGCCGATACGCCGACGATCTATCGGGTGCCCGACGATCTGGCACTCGATCTGGCGGTCAACGTGCCCTTATCTTTCGGCACCGCGCACGCCGGGCTGATCACCCGCGCCGGGCTCGTCGCCGACGAAACACTGCTCGTACACGGAGCGGCCGGGGCGCTCGGCATGGCCGCGGTACAGATCGGGCGTATGACCGGCGCCCGGGTCATCGCTACCGCCAGTACCGATGCCAAGTGCGATGCGGCCCTCGTGGCCGGCGCCGATCATGCGATCAACTATGCCACGACGGGCTTTCGCGATCCCGTCAAGGAGCTGACCGGCGGCGCAGGCGCCGACGTGGTGTTCGACCCGGTCGGTGGCGACGTGCTCAACGAGTCGATCCGGGCAACCGCGGTCGAAGGTCGGGTCGTGGTAGCCGGCTTTGCCGGCGGTACGATTCCGCAGGTTCCGGCCAATATCCTGCTGGTCAAGAACATCAGTCTGCTCGGGCTCAATTTCAGCGAGTATTTCGGCTGGGGTGTACGGGATCGCAGCGTCGAGTTCGCGCCCCGGCTCAAGCAGAGCATGGCCTTGCTGCTCACGGCGGCCGCCGAGGGTCGGTTGCATCCGAGTATCGGTCATCGCAGTCCGCTCGAAGATGTCGTGAGCGCGATCGATCATATCGTCGAACGCCGCGCGGTCGGCAAGGTCGTGCTCGTCATCGACGATCAGGCCGCGGCATGAAGCGTGTTCTCGAGGGCTTGTCGCGGCTGGCCGGGTTGATCGCGAGTCTGGCCGTGGTGGCGATGATGCTGCACGTGACCATCGCCGTCGTGCTGCGCGTCGGCTTCCGGGCGCCGGCCAGCGGCACCATGGAGATCGTGAGCTATTTCTACATGGTCGCGGCCGTGTTCCTGGGCATCTTCGTGGCTGCCTGGCAGAACGCGCATATTCGTGTCGATGTGATCGCGAACCTGTTTCCGGCTCGTATCCAGCAGGTCACCGACCGGCTGGCCGAACTGGTCATGCTGGCGTTTTTCGTGTTCTTTGCCTGGGGTCTCTGGCGCACGGCCTTGCAGAAGACCCAGCAGCGTGAAGAGGTGGACGCCATCTTTGCCCATCTGACCGTCTGGCCCAGCCGATGGCTGGCCGTGGCGGGGCTTTCTCTGGCCGCCCTGGTGGTGATGTGGCGCCTGGCCCGGATGCTCACGGGTCGGCCGACCCGCGAGACCGACGAGGGCCTGGTAATCGACGACGACGAGGCCTTGCGATGAGTCCGGTCACGATCGGGCTGGCCTGTATCGGGCTGCTATTGTTCCTGATTGCCATTCGGGTGCCGATCGGCGTGGCACTGGGATCCAGTGCGGCGGTGGGCATCTATTTTCTGCGTGGGCTGACCGCAACGCTGTCGTCGCTCGGTGCCGCGACCTTCGACTTCGTGGCGCACTGGTCGCTGACGGCGATCCCGATGTTCATTCTCATGGGGGCGATCGCCTTTCATTCGGGGCTGACCGCGCATCTGTTCCGGGCCGCCCGGGCCTGGCTGTCGTTTTTGCCCGGCGGACTTGCGATCGCGACCAATCTGGCCAGTGCCGGCTTTGCCGCAGCCTCCGGCTCGAGTGTGGCCATGGCCGGGGCCATGTCGCGTCTGGCGGTGCCCGAGATGCTGCGTGCCGGTTACGACAAGGGGCTGGCCACCGGCGTGGTGGCCGCGTCGGGAACACTGGGCGCGCTCATTCCGCCGTCGATCCCGTTCATCCTCTACGCGGTGTTCATGGAAGCCTCGGTCAGCCGGCTGCTGCTGGCCGGACTGCTCCCCGGCCTACTGACGCTGGTCGCCTATACCGGCTTGATCATGATTCGAGTCAAGCTCAACCCGGCGCTGGCGCCGCGCAGCCAAGAGACCTTCTCTCGACGCGAAAAGTGGCGGCTGCTGCTGCGCGCCTGGCCGTTGCCGTTGATCGTGGCCGGCGTGGTCGGCGGATTGTATTCGGGCACTATCACCGCGACGGAGGCGGGCGCGTTCGGTGCCTGCGTGGCGGTGCTCGCCTCGATCCTGGATCGGTCGTTTTCGTGGTCGATGCTGCGCGTGTCGGTAGTCGAGACCGTACGCACGACTGCGGCGATCTTCCTGATCGCCATCGGTGCGGTGTTGTTCTCGCGCTTTCTAACGCTCAGCCAGATTCCGATGCAGATCGGCATGCTCGTGGACGCGTACTCGGTGAACATGGTGGTGTTCTTCGTGCTCACCTCGGCGTTCTATCTGGTGTTGGGCATGTTCCTCGACCCCATCGGCCTGATGCTGGTGACGCTGCCGATCCTCGCACCGGTCATGCACAGTCTGGGTGTCGACGAGATCTGGTTCGGGGTCATCGTGGTCAAGTTCATCGAGATCGGTCTGCTGACACCGCCCATCGGACTGAACCTGTTCGTCACATCCGCCGCGGTCGGCGACGCCGTGCCGTTCGACCGCGTGGTACGCGGCACGCTGTGGTTCTTGTGCGCCGAGGCGGTCGTCATGATCCTTCTGTTCACCTTCCCGTCGATCTCGCTGTTCATCCCCAACTTGATGAGCTAGCGCAGTCGGGCGAACACTTAACCAGGAACGATATGCTCAAGATAGGGACCGGGTCCGGCTGGTGGGGCGATCGCATCTCGCCGGCCGTCGAGCTCGCCGAGAAAGGCGATCTGGATTATCTGTGTTTCGAGACCATGGCCGAGGCCACGGTGTCCACGGCACAGGTGCGCAAGCGCCGTGACCCCGATTTCGGCGGTTTCGACACCTATCTGGACGATCGCATGGCCGCGGTGCTGCCGCACTGCATTCGGCGCGGCACCCGGATCGTGTCCAATCAGGGCTGGGTCAATCCGGTGGGCGCGGCCCGGGCGATACGCGCACACCTGGACCGGCTGGGGGCTCACCACTGGAAAGTCGCCGCAGTCACGGGATCGATCGTCAGCGATCGGATCGCCGAGCTGGCCGGACCGATCATGGAGACCGGGCGCGAATTCGACAGCATCGAGGGCGAGATCGTGAGCGCCGAGGCCTATCTGGGGGCGGCCGGGATCGTACAGGCGCTGGCCGACGGAGCCGATATCGTGGTCACCGGTCGCGTGGCTGACCCAGCGTTGTTCCTGGCGCCGATGATGCACGAGTTCGGCTGGCGCGCCGACGACTGGGACCGGTTGGGCGCAGGCGCCGGAATCGGCCACCTGATGGAATGCGGCGCGCAACTGACCGGCGGCTATTTCGTCGACCCCGGCTACAAAGACGTCCCTGAACCGTGGAATCTGGGTTTTCCCATCGCAGAAGTTGAAGCCGACGGTGCGGTGGTGTTCGGCAAGCTGCCCGACACGGGCGGCGTGATCGATCGTCATACCGTGCTCGAACAGATGTTCTACGAAGTCCACGATCCGGCGCGGTATATCACGCCGGACGTAGTGGTCGATTTCACCGGAGCCCGTATCGAGCCGATGGGGCTCAATCGTGTGCGTGTGACCGGTATCACGGGCACCCCGCGAACCGATACGCTCAAGGTCTCGATCGGGGCCCAGGAGGGCTTCATTGGCGAGGACCTGTTCGTCTATGCCGGGCCGGGAGCGCTGGACAAGGCATATCTGGCCGAGCGCATTCTGCGGGAACGGTTTCGTATCGTGGGACTGCAGGCCAGCGACCTGCGGTTCGACTTCATCGGCGTCAACGCGGTCCATGGCCCGATGAGTCCGGTCCCGGCCACGCCACCCTACGAAGTTGCGGTCCGCGTGGCCGCGCGCTGTCGGACACGTGCCGAAGCGCTCAAGATTGGTCGGGAGGTCGACGGCATGGCCGTGTCGGGTATCGGCTCGACCGGCAAGCGCGTGCCGTTCGCCGAGCGCGTGCGCGAAGTCATCGGCATCTGGTCGACGCTCATCGACCGTGACCAGGTCAGCCCGCAGGTACAGTTCATCGAGGCCGGATCATGAATCACCCGGATAGTCACAACGTGACGGTACGAGAACTTGCTCACACCCGTTCCGGCGACAAGGGCGATACCTCCAATATCGCGGTGATCGCCTACCATCGGGCGAGCTATGCCCTGCTGGCAGAGCAACTCACCGTCGAGCGGGTCGGCGCCCATTTCGCGGGCGTGGTCGAAGGCGAGATACGCCGATACGAGGTGCCGGGCCTGTCGGTGCTGAACTTCGTGTGCGAGGGCGCCCAGGGCGGCGGCGTATCACGGAGCCTGCGCCTGGACAACTACGGCAAGACCCTGGCTTCGGCGATGCTCTCGATCGGCATCGATCTCCCGCCCGGGTTCGATGCTTCAATATTGCGCGGTCCGGGCGGCGCGGCCTCCGGCTAGCGCACCATCCAGGCGACATGAAAAAGCCCCGCTGATCGGACGATCAACGGGGCTTTGTCCGAATCGGCGCCGCCGCCGATTAATCAGCGTATCAGAGCACGCCTTTCTGCTTGGCGGTATGCGTGGCGATCACGTCCATGAGCGTGGGCGACAGACAGTCATACGGCTCGAGGCCGATATCGTGCAGGTGGCGGCGCACCTCGCCCATCTTGTCCGGGTCGGCCCCGGCCTCGATGATCGACGACACGAATGCGGCGAACTGCGGCGGCTCCCAGCCGTCCTCGCTCGACAGCTCGGTATGGACGAAATCCAGCCCGTAGAACGGATGATCCGAGTTTTCGATACGGCCGTACATGTGCGTGCCGCATTCGCTGCAGGCATGGCGCTGGATCGCGGCCGACGAATCCACCACCTTGAGTTTTTCCTCGTTAGCGGTGACCTTGACGCTGTCTTTCGGTACCACCGCAATCTGGGCAAACTGGGCGCCGTCAGGCTTCCAGCACTTGGTACAGCCGCAGACATGGTTGTGGGCGCACTGGGACGATACGCTGACCTCCACCGGGTTGCTGCTGCACTTGCAGCGCAGGGTGCCGCCGGAAAAACCATCGGCGGCCGGCGTCATGCCGTTATCGACAGAGGGATGTATCGTTGTACTCATGAGAACTCCTCGCTTGTGCGCTGATAAATGTTACTTTATTACGTGCAATCCGAGCGTGTGCCCGGTCTGTTCACAACATTACTCCGCTGCGGGCCGAGGTCAAACGCAAATAATGTTATATTATTTCACTTTGCCGGTCGCGATCGACGCGAGACTCACGTTCCGTAGCCGGCCGGTCGTGCCGATTTCTTCTCGGAGCCGATCATGGGCGAGCCTCTCACCTTGAGCACCACAGGGCTCACGGCGTGGCTGGTCACTGGGCTGGTCATACAGGCGGTGGTCTGCGCCGCCCAATGGCGGCATCTGAATCGCTTGCAGCGCTCTGGTCAATTCGCCGGGCGTGCCTGTCGCTATGGCCAGCGGCGCGCGGTGTTCCAGGGGCTCGTATTCGCCGAACGGCTGGCGCGAATCGGGCTGTGGCTGGGTACGGGCTGGCTCGTCGTCCTCCATGGCCTGGTCGCCACGGGCGGCTATCTGTCGGGTGTCGCGTTCGCGGTGGTTTTTGCGATGGCCGATCAGGCGTTGCAACGGGTGCTGCCGTGGGCGCGCTGGTACTGGGTCGAGCGGGCCGCCGGGGTGTCGACCACAACCGCCGCCACGGTGATCGGCGACGCCGCGCGGCAGTGGCTGACACAGACGTTCACGGCGTTTGCCGGGGCCGTGTTCGTGCTCTGGCCGTTCTACACGCTCGGCAGTGCATGGCAATGGCCGGCAAGCGGATTGTGTGTTGTGGTCGGGGCGGGCGTGCTGCTCTGGCTGCGTCCGCAGGTCATCGAACCGTGGTTTCATCGATTCACCGAATTACCGGCCGGCGACCTGCGCAGCCGCCTGGCCGCGCTGATGCATCGCTGCGGCGCCGAGCTCGACAGCGTCCTGGTCATGGATACCTCTCGCCGATCGCGTCTGGCCAATGCCCAGTTCACAGGCTGGGGCCGACGCAAGCGGGTGGTGCTGTCGGATACTCTGGTTGCGCAACTCGACCCGGCCGAGCTGGAGGCCGTCATGGCCCACGAGCTCGGCCATTTCCAGTGTGGCCATTTACGCCGCTATTACGGGCTCCAGGCCGTCCTGCTGTGGCTGGGCTGGTTTGTGTTCGGCACGCTGGCGCCGTCGTTCCTGGCAAGCACGGAGCCGGCCTTTGCGGCCGCCGGCGCCTATCTGCTGTTGCCGGCGCTGGCCTGGCCTTTGTCACCGTGGTTCGCCGCCCTGCGCAGGCGGTACGAGTACGAAGCAGACGCCTTTGCCGCGCACCACGCCGGTCGCGGGGCGCTGCTCAGTGCGCTGGAACGCCTGTTCGCGAACAATCTGGGCGCACCCACCATGGCCCGGGGCTATGCGCTGATGTATGCCACCCATCCGCCGGCCGACCGTCGTCTGGCACGGCTGCGGCCCTAGCCGGCCACACGACGGCCCGCCTTTGCTGCACCTGCGCAATGTGTCAGAAACGGGACGACATGTCGCTCGATCCGGGACATTTGTGAACCCGATCGGAAACGCTCAGGCGCTTGATTCGTCTGTTTTTCCCGGAAATCGCCCGGTGCATCGACAGTGCGAGCGGTTGGCATACGCTTTGCTGTGATTGATGTAACCCGCGCGTAGGGACGCGCTGGGCAGATGCGGCGACCACCGCTTGCAATGGCCTTAGAGCCAGTCAACAGAAGTCCGGGCTCGACGCCACGGTCGGACGCCGAAAAATAACGATTACGAGCAAGGGGAGATCAACATGCGTGTGAGGAAACTAGCGCTTTCGGCGGTGGGTTCGCTGGCGCTGCTGGGCACGGTACCGGCGGCGCAGGCCATTGATATCCAGGCCGGCGACTGGACGTTCACGGCGACCGGCGAGATCAACGCCAACTATGTCTATACCGCCTGCGACAACCAGTCGACGCCCACCAACTTCGGCGGCACGGTCGCCGGTAATGTGGTCGGTGCCTGTAACGTGGCGGGCCCCGTCGGCGAGAACGATATTTCCGGCATTCGCACCGGCCTGCTGCCCGGCCAGCTGGTCTTCACCGCCGCGACCCAGCAGAACGGCTGGGATATCTCAGGCACCTTCGGTCTGTATCCCGGCATCGTCACCAACGACAACCTGTCGCCGAACGTCGGTCCGGGCAATAACGTGGGCCTGGGGACCACCGGTCTCGACATCCGCCAGGTCTTCCTCAAATTCGGCAACGCCGAGTTCGGTACCGTCAAGGCCGGTCGCGATTTCGGCCTGTTCGGCTTCGACGCGATCATCAACGACATGACCATCCCAGCCGTGGGCGTGAGCTCGGTGGCGGTGGCCTCGCCGGGCAACACGACGCTGGGCTCGATCGGCTTTGGCTATATCTATACCGACACGCTCAGCCAGATCAACTACACGACGCCGGACATGGACGGCTTTACCTGGACGATCGGTATCATCCAGACGATCGATTCGCTGACCGCCGGCAGCACGATCGGCATCGGCGAGACCGCACCCGGTTTCCAGACCCAGTTCAAGTATGCTTGGGACGGCGGCTTCGTGTCACTCAACGGCGTGACGCTGGAAGTCGACGGGATCACCGATACCCGTGACGGCAGCACCGACAAGAACCGCGTGTATGGCGCGGACCTGAACTGGAAGCAGAGCTTCGGGGCGATCGATATCCTGCTGTCGGGCTATTACACCAAAGGCATCGGTTCGGTGGCCTATCTGTTCGACAGTTTCGATGGGGCCGGCAACTCGCGCGACTCCTACGGTGGACTGGCACAGGTGACCTATACGGCCGGCAAGAACAAGTTCGGCGTGAACTACGGTGAATCGCGTCTGGACGACACCGGTTTCGATCAGGACTTCTACCCGAACGCGGTAGCCGACAATGGCGATCCGGTCTGCGTGACCGGCGGCAACTGCCTGTTCAAGGTCAATCGCAAGGTCACGGCCGGCTATTACTACAGCCTGACGCCCAACCTCACGCTGACCACCGAGTACTCGCATGCGATCTCCGAGGACCATGCCAACAACAATATCGATTCCGACAACGTGAACGTCGGCGCGTTCTTCACCTTCTAGTCGCACTATCCCCTGCGACGGCCGGACAGCATCGCTGTCCGGTTTTTTTTTGCCGAGTGCTAGCGGTAAGTGATCGGCCGGCATACGCTAGACATTGATTACGCTGGAAGATTCGGGTGCTCAATGAGGAGGAGCCATGAAAAATAAGAACGTGCTGTTGGGGTTGACCATCGCAGGGCTTTTGACAGGTTGCAGCGCGATGGGGCACGCGCCCGGCGGTGCCGGCGACCCGCCGGCCTATGTGAATATCGCGCGCACGTCGGAGATGAGCGTGCAGCTCGTACCACAGATCGATACGGCCGCAGCGCCGAACGAGCATCCAGCAGCGTTCCAGCCCGCCCAGCTTGAAGCCCTGCTGAAGTCCCTGCGCGTGGTCGACGAGCAGGGCAACGAGGTCACGCTGGCCTCACCGTCGCGATTGGCGCAGCTGGCTTCCGACATGTCGAAGGGTTTCGTGCGGGCCGGGTCCCGGCAGGATGTGGCTTTCGCGGTGTTTCGGCGTTCCGGCGGATCGGTGTTCACTGCGTCGCGAAAAGTCACATCGGGGCGGGCCTTCTATCGGGATGAAACGCTCAACCTGATCTTCGGAGAGTTCGACGCCGAGTTCAGCGAATTTCGCGATCTGAATATTTCGCCGTTGAAGAACGGCAGTCGGCTGGGAACCGACGGAGTCGATACCAGCCGACTGGTGGCCTCCGCCAGCTGGCATCGGCATGGTGATCGTGCGGACTGGATCGAGCTGCCGGCCACGCCAGCCGCTATCGAAGCGGCCGCGGCCGCGGCGCCAACCGCGATCGAGTCCAGTTCCAGCGGCGCGGCACAACCGCTGCAGTACGGACCGGCCGCTTCGAGCCGACGTGCTGTGCCTCCGCCGGCCGAGCCCCAGGGCGCGGTGTCCGGCGCAAGCGCAAGCCCGAGCCCCGCGGCCGATGGGCCGAGCCGCCCCGCCGCGGCACCGCCGGCTGTCACTCCGCCGCCGCGATTGGGGACATCGTCGTCGGCGGCCGGCGGTGACGATTGGAGCCGGATCGAGGAGCGTCTGACGCAGCTCAAGCGCCTGCGGGACAAGAATCTGATCAGCGCCGAGGACTATCAAAGCAAGAAGGATGCACTTCTCGAACAGTTGCCATGACCATTCAATGAAGCGTTTGGGACAATGTGTCCTGCGACTGGGACATTTTCCCGTCCTGCCCCGGCCCGCGAAACGCGGAAGTTCGTTTCGCGGGCCGCGCGACGATGCGGAATATGCTTCCGCTTCTATGAACAATAATAATATCAAGGGCTTGACCTTTTCCTGATCGGAGCGCAATGCGCCGTGATCGGCCCTTCAATCGCTGGCATCGATCTTGCGATGGTGCTCTCAGCCCACAGAAGAGGCTGGGGGCGAAGGCCTTTCAAGAATCAGGAGGAGACAATGAAGACCAATTCCGTACGCGGATGGCGTCGGGGTCTGTTGGGGCTCGGCGTGCTTGCTCTGGCCGGAGCCGGCACGGCATCGGCCGCCGGCGTGAGCTGGGACCAGATCAACTCGGACCAGCAATCCACCGACAACGTGCTCACCGTCGGCATGGGCACACAGATGCAGCGGTTTTCGCCGCTCAAGCAACTCAATACCGACAACGTCAAGAATCTGTATCCGGCCTGGTCGTTCTCGTTCGGCGGCGAGAAGCAACGCGGTCAGGAAAGCCAGCCGTTGGTCTATGACGGCAAGATGTTCGTGACCGGCTCGTATTCGCGGGCCTGGGCGATCGACGTCAAGACCGGCGAGGAAATCTGGCAGTACGAGCAGCGACTGCCCGAGGGCATCATGCCGTGCTGTGACGTGGTCAACCGCGGCGGCGCGCTGTACGACAACCTGTTCATATTCGGCACGCTCGACGCCAAACTGGTCGCGCTCGATCAGGAAACCGGCGACGTTGTCTGGAGCGAAGAGATCGCCGATTACAAGGACGGGTACTCCTATACGGCGGCGCCGTTGATCGTCGACGACATGGTGGTCACCGGCGTCTCCGGTGGCGAGTTCGGCGTGATGGGGCGTGTCGAGGCGCGTGACGCCAAGACCGGCAAGATGGTCTGGAGTCGTCCCACCGTCGAAGGCAACATGGGCTATCTCTGGAAAGACGGCAAGAAGACCGAGAACGGCATCAGCGGCACCCGCAACGCCAGTTGGCCTGGCGACATGTACAAGCACGGCGGCGCGGCGACCTGGCTTGGCGGCACCTACGATCCGGAGACGAACCTGATCTATATCGGCGCGGGCAACCCGTCGCCCTGGAACGCGCACATGCGTCCAGGCGACAACCTGTTCTCGTCGTCGATCGTCGCGATCCATCCCGATACCGGCAAGATCGCCTGGCACTATCAGAAAACACCGCATGATGCCTGGGACTATGACGGTACCAACATGTGCGTGCCGTTCGACGCCGAGGGCAAGAAATTCTGTGCCTCGGCCGACCGCAACGGCTTCTTCTACGTGCTCGATCGAACCAACGGCAAACTCAAGAGCGCCGAGAAGTTCGTCAGCAAGGTCAACTGGGCCGACAAGATCGACCTGAAGACCGGCCGGCCGGTCGAAACGGGCAACCGCCCGGGCGATCCGTCGAAATCAGAGGGCAAGAAGGGCGAATCCGTGTTCGTCGCGCCGTCGTTCCTGGGGGCCAAGAACTGGATGCCGATGTCCTACAACCCCGGCACCGGGCTGTTCTATATCCCGACCAACGAATGGGGCATGGATATCTGGAACGAACCCATTACCTACAAGGCCGGTGCCGCCTATCTGGGAGCGGGTTTCAATATTCAGCCGCTCTACGAGGACTATATCGGCGCGGTCCGTGCAATGGACCCGATGACCGGCAAGATCAAGTGGGAAGCCAAGAACAACGCGCCGCTGTGGAGTGGCACGATGACCACCGCCGGCAACCTCGTGTTCTACGGTACGCCCGAGGGTTATCTGAAGGCGCTGGATGCCAACACCGGCGAAGAGCTGTGGAAGTTCCAGACCGGCTCCGGCGTGGTCGGCCAGCCGATCACCTGGGAGCAG
It includes:
- a CDS encoding M48 family metalloprotease, with amino-acid sequence MGEPLTLSTTGLTAWLVTGLVIQAVVCAAQWRHLNRLQRSGQFAGRACRYGQRRAVFQGLVFAERLARIGLWLGTGWLVVLHGLVATGGYLSGVAFAVVFAMADQALQRVLPWARWYWVERAAGVSTTTAATVIGDAARQWLTQTFTAFAGAVFVLWPFYTLGSAWQWPASGLCVVVGAGVLLWLRPQVIEPWFHRFTELPAGDLRSRLAALMHRCGAELDSVLVMDTSRRSRLANAQFTGWGRRKRVVLSDTLVAQLDPAELEAVMAHELGHFQCGHLRRYYGLQAVLLWLGWFVFGTLAPSFLASTEPAFAAAGAYLLLPALAWPLSPWFAALRRRYEYEADAFAAHHAGRGALLSALERLFANNLGAPTMARGYALMYATHPPADRRLARLRP
- a CDS encoding porin — protein: MRVRKLALSAVGSLALLGTVPAAQAIDIQAGDWTFTATGEINANYVYTACDNQSTPTNFGGTVAGNVVGACNVAGPVGENDISGIRTGLLPGQLVFTAATQQNGWDISGTFGLYPGIVTNDNLSPNVGPGNNVGLGTTGLDIRQVFLKFGNAEFGTVKAGRDFGLFGFDAIINDMTIPAVGVSSVAVASPGNTTLGSIGFGYIYTDTLSQINYTTPDMDGFTWTIGIIQTIDSLTAGSTIGIGETAPGFQTQFKYAWDGGFVSLNGVTLEVDGITDTRDGSTDKNRVYGADLNWKQSFGAIDILLSGYYTKGIGSVAYLFDSFDGAGNSRDSYGGLAQVTYTAGKNKFGVNYGESRLDDTGFDQDFYPNAVADNGDPVCVTGGNCLFKVNRKVTAGYYYSLTPNLTLTTEYSHAISEDHANNNIDSDNVNVGAFFTF
- a CDS encoding PQQ-dependent methanol/ethanol family dehydrogenase, producing MKTNSVRGWRRGLLGLGVLALAGAGTASAAGVSWDQINSDQQSTDNVLTVGMGTQMQRFSPLKQLNTDNVKNLYPAWSFSFGGEKQRGQESQPLVYDGKMFVTGSYSRAWAIDVKTGEEIWQYEQRLPEGIMPCCDVVNRGGALYDNLFIFGTLDAKLVALDQETGDVVWSEEIADYKDGYSYTAAPLIVDDMVVTGVSGGEFGVMGRVEARDAKTGKMVWSRPTVEGNMGYLWKDGKKTENGISGTRNASWPGDMYKHGGAATWLGGTYDPETNLIYIGAGNPSPWNAHMRPGDNLFSSSIVAIHPDTGKIAWHYQKTPHDAWDYDGTNMCVPFDAEGKKFCASADRNGFFYVLDRTNGKLKSAEKFVSKVNWADKIDLKTGRPVETGNRPGDPSKSEGKKGESVFVAPSFLGAKNWMPMSYNPGTGLFYIPTNEWGMDIWNEPITYKAGAAYLGAGFNIQPLYEDYIGAVRAMDPMTGKIKWEAKNNAPLWSGTMTTAGNLVFYGTPEGYLKALDANTGEELWKFQTGSGVVGQPITWEQDGVQYVAVTSGWGGAVPLWGGEVAKRVKLLNQGGSVWVFRIPEGLASK